A genomic window from Lotus japonicus ecotype B-129 chromosome 1, LjGifu_v1.2 includes:
- the LOC130740961 gene encoding uncharacterized protein LOC130740961, giving the protein MKSPSSVKEVQRLTGRIAAISRFLPHSGDKSAPFFKCLKKNATFEWSSECEEAFTRLKEMLSAPPVMSNPVQGLPLHLYFSVSDHAISSVILQEVDGEQKIVYFVSHTLQGAEIRYQKIEKAALAVLVTAIRLRPYFQSFQVKIRTDLPLRQVLQKPYLLGRLVAWSVELSEYGLQYDKRGKVGAQTLADFVVELTPEDVEKVSTQWTLFVDGSSNDSGSGAGVTLQGPGELVLEQSLRFQFKASINQAMYEALIAGLKLAIEVQIDSLLVRTNSLLVANQVNGEFHVKEPALIKYLERVQLLMGRLQEFVVEFMPRAQNQMADALARLASTRMPGNNRSVILETLANPSIEGELVASIDRQKTWMDPIVDILVGEPSEVMKYSKEQRREAGHYTLLDGILFRRGFSSPLLRCLPPGKYEAVMAEVHGGVCASHIGGRSLASKVLRAGFTT; this is encoded by the coding sequence atgaaaagcccaagtaGTGTGAAGGAGGTGCAGCGCCTGACGGGGCGGATTGCAGCCATATCCAGGTTTCTCCCTCATTCGGGCGACAAGTCGGCTCCGTTCTTCAAATGCCTCAAGAAGAACGCGACGTTCGAATGGAGTTCGGAATGTGAAGAAGCCTTTACTCGCCTTAAAGAAATGTTGTCTGCACCGCCCGTTATGTCGAATCCTGTCCAGGGTCTTCCTTTGCATTTGTATTTTTCCGTCAGCGATCATGCGATCAGCTCGGTAATCCTCCAGGAGGTAGATGGAGAACAAAAAATAGTTTACTTTGTAAGCCATACACTCCAAGGGGCGGAAATcaggtatcagaagatagagAAGGCGGCGCTCGCCGTCCTCGTTACCGCCATACGCttaagaccttactttcaaagctttcaggtaaaaatAAGGACTGATCTTCCTCTGAGACAGGTGTTGCAGAAGCCATATTTGTTAGGAAGACTCGTCGCTTGGTCGGTTGAGTTATCGGAATACGGTTTGCAATATGACAAAAGAGGGAAGGTCGGTGCGCAGACtttagctgattttgtggtggagttaACGCCCGAAGACGTTGAGAAGGTGAGCACGCAGTGGACGTTGTTTGTTGATGGGTCATCGAACGACAGCGGAAGTGGAGCAGGGGTCACGCTACAAGGACCTGGGGAGTTAGTATTAGAGCAGTCCCTCAGATTCCAGTTTAAAGCCAGCATTAATCAGGCAATGTATGAGGCTCTGATCGCAGGTTTGAAGCTAGCAATTGAGGTGCAAATCGATAGTTTGCTGGTTAGAACGAACTCGCTGTTAGTAGCAAACCAAGTAAACGGGGAATTCCATGTGAAGGAACCAGCCTTGATAAAATATCTGGAGCGCGTACAACTATTGATGGGTCGATTGCAAGAGTTCGTAGTTGAGTTCATGCCAAGGGCGCAAAATCAAATGGCGGACGCCCTAGCAAGATTGGCAAGCACTCGAATGCCCGGAAATAATCGAAGTGTGATTCTAGAGACACTCGCCAATCCTAGCATAGAAGGAGAGTTGGTAGCCTCAATTGACCGCCAAAAAACTTGGATGGACCCCATCGTAGACATCTTGGTAGGAGAGCCAAGTGAGGTAATGAAGTACTCAAAGGAACAAAGGAGAGAGGCGGGACACTACACGTTACTTGATGGGATACTCTTTCGACGAGGATTTAGTTCGCCCCTCCTTAGGTGTCTTCCACCTGGGAAATATGAGGCTGTTATGGCAGAAGTTCacgggggggtttgcgctagtCACATCGGAGGAAGGTCTCTGGCAAGCAAAGTCCTCAGGGCAGGTTTTACAACATGA
- the LOC130740954 gene encoding uncharacterized protein LOC130740954, producing the protein MGHGTEECRTLQREVRKLIAAGKPIRAQGGNALTPIGINTNAGGFRGGGVTSAARKRHARAVNAVTEVPFGFSHPDITFSSNDFFGVKPHLDEPIVILLRVNQLNVQRVILDQGSSADIIYGEAFNRLGLNEGDLTPYAGTLVGFAGEQVWVRGVLDLDTTFGERENAKTLKVRYLILVAKGSYNMIIGRNTLNQLCVVISTAHLAVKYPLPNGRIGRVAVDQKTARECYCNAIDQYGKRNASVGNRFNKVEAPEENLDPRGEGRVNRPTPIEETKELKFVEKVLKIGTRLTEEQEGRLSKLLGEDLDLFAWSHKDMPGIDLDFICHRLELNPGIKLVTQTRRRMGDEKEKAIQQEVNKLLAADFIREIKYPTWLANVVMVKKANGKWRMCVDYTDLNNAYPKDSYPLPSIDKLVDGASGNELLSLMDAYSGYHQIQMHPSDDDKTTFMTARVNYCYQTMPFGLKNAGTTYQRLMDRVFQGQVGRNMEVYVDDMIVKSVLRSSHHEDLTEAFGRL; encoded by the coding sequence ATGGGCCACGGCACGGAGGAATGCCGCACGTTGCAGCGCGAGGTGAGAAAGCTGATAGCGGCAGGGAAACCTATTAGGGCACAGGGTGGTAATGCTTTGACACCTATAGGAATAAACACGAACGCCGGAGGGTTTAGAGGAGGAGGAGTCACTAGTGCAGCTAGAAAGCGCCACGCTAGGGCGGTGAACGCAGTCACGGAGGTCCCTTTCGGTTTTTCACATCCAGACATTACTTTTTCATCCAATGACTTCTTTGGAGTAAAGCCGCATCTGGACGAACCGATTGTAATCCTCCTTCGCGTTAACCAACTCAATGTACAACGAGTAATTTTGGACCAGGGGAGTTcagcggacatcatttacggcgAAGCATTTAATCGGCTTGGTTTGAATGAGGGAGACCTCACTCCTTATGCAGGGACTCTGGTGGGATTTGCAggcgagcaagtatgggtgaGAGGCGTCCTTGACCTTGACACCACATTTGGCGAGCGTGAGAACGCTAAGACGCTAAAGGTGAGATACCTGATCCTTGTAGCGAAGGGATCTTACAACATGATAATTGGCAGAAACACTTTGAACCAATTGTGCGTCGTGATCTCGACGGCACATTTGGCGGTTAAATATCCTTTGCCAAATGGACGAATTGGGAGAGTTGCCGTGGACCAGAAAACTGCGAGGGAGTGCTACTGCAACGCAATAGATCAGTATGGGAAAAGGAACGCCTCGGTAGGAAACCGATTCAACAAAGTCGAGGCACCGGAAGAGAACCTAGATCCAAGGGGCGAAGGGCGAgtcaacaggcccacgccaatcgAGGAAACCAAGGAGCTGAAGTTTGTCGAGAAAGTGCTCAAAATAGGGACCAGGCTGACTGAGGAGCAGGAGGGGAGATTATCAAAGCTGTTGGGCGAAGATTTGGATCTTTTTGCTTGGAGTCACAAGGACATGCCAGGAATAGACCTGGACTTTATTTGCCACAGGCTGGAGCTGAATCCCGGAATCAAACTAGTGACTCAAACACGTCGACGaatgggcgatgaaaaggagaaaGCAATCCAACAAGAGGTAAACAAATTACTGGCAGCAGACTTTATCCGGGAAATTAAGTATCCTACCTGGCTGGCGAATGTGGTGATGGTAAAGAAGgcaaatgggaaatggcgaatgtgtgtggaCTACACAGACCTGAATAATGCATATCCAAAGGATTCTTACCCATTACCAAGCATAGACAAGTTAGTGGATGGGGCGTCTGGAAATGAGTTGTTGAGTCTGATGGATGCATATTCGGGATATCACCAAATTCAGATGCACCCGTCTGATGATGATAAAACGACCTTTATGACCGCCAGGGTAAACTACTGTTATCAGACCATGCCTTTCGGACTGAAGAATGCGGGGACGACATATCAacggttgatggatagggtatTCCAGGGCCAAGTgggaaggaacatggaggtctacgttgatgatatgatcgtaAAGTCAGTTTTAAGATCAAGCCATCACGAGGATTTAACAGAAGCTTTTGGCAGGCTCTGA